The sequence CCGGTGACGCTGACCAAATAGATAAAGCCTTGGGACTTTTGGGCGATCGCCTGAATGCGCTCAGATGAACTGGTAGGCGCAACCAACAACACCACCTCAATCCCCCGTTCAGCCGCCGGTTCTAAGATACACTCAGCCTCTTCTAGGGGCAGATCGGGAACCACTAAGCCAGCAGCTCCCGCTTGACTAATTTCATCTAAAAAGCGGTCAATTCCCCGATAGAGAATGGGATTGTAATAGGTAAACAGAATTACGGGCGCTTGCAACTTCGGGCTAACCTGGCCAACCAATTCTAGTACCGCCTCTAAACGGGTTCCCCGTTGTAGGGCGCGGGTTGCTGCGGCCTGAATCACGGGCCCATCAGCCAAGGGATCGGAATAGGGGACTCCCAGTTCAATGATATCCGCCCCTTGGCGATCGAGAACTTGCAGAGCCTGAGCTGTGGTTTCTAAATCTGGATCGCCAGCAGTAATAAATGGAATTAAGGCTGGAGTGTTTTGCGATCGCAACCGCCCAAAACACTCACTAATCGCATGGGTCATAACAGTCATATCAATTTAATCAGGGGAGATAGAAGGATCGGATTCTGAGGCTACCTCGGCTTCTAGCTTG is a genomic window of Roseofilum capinflatum BLCC-M114 containing:
- the trpA gene encoding tryptophan synthase subunit alpha, which translates into the protein MTHAISECFGRLRSQNTPALIPFITAGDPDLETTAQALQVLDRQGADIIELGVPYSDPLADGPVIQAAATRALQRGTRLEAVLELVGQVSPKLQAPVILFTYYNPILYRGIDRFLDEISQAGAAGLVVPDLPLEEAECILEPAAERGIEVVLLVAPTSSSERIQAIAQKSQGFIYLVSVTGVTGVRSQVATRVPNLIQQIRQVTDKPIGVGFGISQPEHARQVVDWGADAVIVGSAIVRRLADEGIDSVGQFCQSLKQAMAK